A portion of the Pararge aegeria chromosome 10, ilParAegt1.1, whole genome shotgun sequence genome contains these proteins:
- the LOC120626999 gene encoding uncharacterized protein LOC120626999 has protein sequence MNSKGHNALGQIRFIQANLQRSKLATAELLETATRKGISVALVQEPYVGKTGTLKQQPGTRVIQCTLNRQKPVKAAIIVFGDHLEVIQDPQLITETEAAATLMAGTLKLGAVSIYYEGDQDIDPFIMRTQSACHNLGTENLVVGGDVNAWSPWWGSDVENPRGAAYTAFLNSMDLQILNTGSTPTFEMHRGDRLCTSIVDVTACSASLLGRIQGWKVDRSITTSDHNAITFVLQLETALKPLEPVTTRRYNTKKARWSDFATHLRTSLAESEVSPRNIQKVNTPEELEIMTVNYVNIIQEACEQAIPKLGSVKKSTIPPWWSKDLETAKAEVKRKKRRIRNAAPERRQSVVNEYVEAKQKYTEKANCAATESWKEFCNKQERESMWDGVYRVIRKTAGRHEDTLLRDTGGRTLSPAGSAELLANTFYPEDAISTDTPYHKHLRELTKGNQVWEVESLSEDDPPFTTAELDSVLRGLNPKKAPGPDGLTSDICTNAIHCNREVFMAIANKCLSLSHFPKQWKIAHVVILQKPGKEDYTHPKSYRPIGLLSVLGKIVEKMMVGRLQWRIFPTLSRAQYGFMPQRGTEDALYDLVNRIRSEVKQKKIAIMISLDIEGAFDNAWWPALKYQLATRKCPKNLYKMVSSYLTDRKIKVSYARAEHERSTTKGCVQGSIAGPTFWNLLLDSLLVKLADDGVYCQAFADDVVLLFSGHEIESLENKANTILAGVVDWGIRNKLNFAAHKTSAMVITKKLKVRPPELYMSNNRLEIVSETKLLGLRIDDKLTFKSHVAAVCKKTADIYKQLACAAKVTWGLNTEIIRTIYVAVIEPIVLYASSAWYPAAELQMIKSLLDTIQRGYAQKICKAYRTVSLTSALVLSGLLPLDIRIQEAANLYLAKKNITRDYLPPGGELEQWLHYLERPHPSKLKPTEFELLEKLDTETMDSRHITGPQIFTDGSKIGGKVGAALSWWENGKETANATFQLDPACTVFQAELYALYRAAQQAHQSGHPVTNIMSDSKSSLELLENPKLTHPLVKAVREIVEDARMENKEIRLHWIRAHVGTPGNERADELAKEAALKTGHSVDYNKIPLSHVKRKIREESVKKWQARYSTSQTGRVTKMFFPDVGKAYGILRKTKMTPVLCQAFTGHGGLAEYLYRFRLKDSPACECDPNETETVEHLIAECPRFSNHRYELEHQIDREISTRNFHDLVADPERRPDFLRYVEKIFLIAIRRNSNPTPPSPDLSRTTQAPLPQQPCPVQEMPIRQLLLMAERGNPGLRTRGVALFMDNSFERLGIGFCIANDSSRVMISPGLAALANGSTSKNTIRRKIYEALPEVTVAQQPCRILRTKNKVVAIFNWNLLEPPFARASSVLTSFCSTGDTPARIISVDAMAVGYTKGTIEDYIGCIDASKKHQVVVYENRGEDLSYLKPRKKPSETPDWENVPPTIMVTQERKSGAEQLTQKWQEAEKTQGESSQTTSAPTRAFKTAISTFKSAIASMSGEKSKKRAESMTQEVGSALAAFLKPRPQPKTSPSDKRTNAEKGLVEPPTLGVVVTPMDHITNAFLEFMALIKAELEVSRKTCHDILQAYKHQNTGLLTVRLQEAEAVIYDNGRRQTLHGNVEKLDHMAAYSAIAGFVEVDEEAEAEDNKPRFKTPSTDQIVVLAKCTNIMLGQRILEQGNRIAKDEREPLKSWKAPKITWVNGVPGCGKTTWIVRNFEINRDVVLTATTEAKKDLKEKLQAKYGEASTLKVRTMASVLVNGFKEQSERHCERLIVDEALMSHPGSIIMAAKLAHASEMLIIGDENQVPFIDRSNAFSLKYSRPSVFLTINKQLLCTHRNPMDVAYALNEVYDGIYSSNVRIQSLTLKDYTGAEIPKETINTLYLTHTQKEKALLKSLGYGTGEGSRVNTIHEAQGLTSEYVVIVRTTAKKSRIHDEIPHAIVAVSRHTISCIYYTDDNTDAIAKFLLRVRRVKAADIREYNIKMALHDGNETLARRIMSETTMVKSS, from the coding sequence ATGAACTCAAAAGGGCACAACGCGCTGGGACAGATCCGATTCATCCAGGCCAATTTACAGCGCTCCAAACTAGCAACAGCGGAACTGCTAGAGACGGCGACGAGGAAAGGGATTTCGGTAGCCCTAGTCCAAGAACCATACGTGGGAAAGACCGGGACACTGAAACAACAACCTGGCACTAGAGTCATCCAGTGCACTCTGAACCGCCAAAAGCCCGTAAAGGCGGCAATAATAGTCTTCGGCGACCATCTGGAGGTTATCCAAGACCCCCAGCTGATCACCGAAACGGAAGCTGCAGCTACACTTATGGCGGGAACGCTGAAGCTAGGAGCAGTATCCATCTACTACGAGGGGGATCAGGACATAGACCCATTTATTATGCGCACACAATCTGCGTGTCATAATCTGGGAACTGAAAACCTCGTAGTGGGAGGAGATGTAAACGCCTGGAGTCCATGGTGGGGAAGTGACGTGGAGAACCCCAGAGGAGCCGCATACACCGCCTTCCTAAATAGCATGGATCTCCAGATCCTAAACACCGGGAGCACACCGACCTTTGAAATGCACAGAGGAGATCGACTATGCACCAGTATAGTCGACGTCACCGCCTGCAGTGCATCCCTGCTGGGCAGGATCCAAGGGTGGAAAGTGGATCGAAGCATCACAACATCGGACCATAACGCGATAACCTTTGTCCTCCAGTTGGAAACGGCACTAAAGCCTTTGGAGCCGGTAACAACGCGGAGGTACAACACCAAAAAGGCACGCTGGTCAGACTTCGCCACTCACTTGAGGACCTCCCTAGCAGAAAGCGAGGTATCACCAAGAAACATCCAAAAGGTAAATACCCCGGAGGAACTGGAGATTATGACtgttaattatgtaaacataattcAGGAGGCATGTGAGCAGGCTATTCCTAAACTAGGGTCAGTAAAGAAAAGCACTATCCCGCCATGGTGGTCAAAAGATCTCGAAACAGCCAAAGCGGAGGTGAAGAGGAAAAAAAGACGAATAAGGAACGCAGCCCCAGAGCGGCGCCAGTCAGTAGTCAACGAGTACGTAGAGGCCAAACAAAAATACACAGAAAAGGCAAACTGTGCTGCGACTGAGAGCTGGAAGGAATTCTGCAACAAACAGGAGAGAGAGAGCATGTGGGACGGTGTGTACAGAGTCATCCGGAAAACAGCCGGAAGACATGAAGATACGCTACTCAGGGATACTGGAGGGAGGACACTGAGCCCAGCAGGCTCGGCAGAACTCCTCGCAAACACCTTTTATCCCGAGGACGCAATATCCACCGACACACCGTACCATAAGCACCTCAGAGAACTCACGAAGGGTAACCAGGTATGGGAGGTAGAAAGCCTGTCTGAGGACGACCCGCCATTTACAACGGCAGAGTTGGACTCGGTCCTGAGGGGACTGAATCCAAAAAAGGCCCCAGGACCGGACGGACTCACCTCAGACATCTGCACCAACGCTATCCACTGTAACAGGGAGGTGTTTATGGCAATAGCAAACAAATGCTTGTCGCTGTCGCACTTCCCTAAGCAGTGGAAAATAGCCCACGTGGTCATACTCCAAAAACCTGGTAAAGAAGACTACACCCACCCAAAATCATATAGACCAATCGGCCTACTATCAGTACTTGGCAAGATTGTCGAAAAGATGATGGTAGGACGCCTACAATGGAGGATCTTTCCAACTCTCAGCAGAGCACAATACGGTTTTATGCCACAGCGTGGCACCGAGGACGCTCTCTATGACCTAGTGAATAGAATACGATCAGaagtaaaacaaaagaagatCGCCATTATGATTTCACTGGACATAGAGGGCGCTTTCGATAACGCGTGGTGGCCAGCCTTAAAATACCAACTCGCAACCAGGAAATGCCCCAAAAACTTATACAAAATGGTAAGCTCATACCTCACAGACCGTAAGATCAAGGTCAGTTACGCCAGAGCAGAGCACGAGAGGAGCACCACGAAGGGATGTGTCCAAGGATCAATAGCTGGACCGACCTTCTGGAATCTGCTTCTAGACTCACTGCTTGTTAAACTGGCGGACGATGGGGTATATTGTCAGGCGTTTGCGGACGATGTAGTCCTGCTATTCTCAGGACACGAGATCGAAAGTCTGGAAAACAAGGCGAATACCATCCTAGCCGGAGTAGTGGACTGGGGGATACGCAACAAACTGAACTTTGCTGCGCACAAGACCAGCGCCATGGTAATAACCAAAAAGCTAAAGGTCAGACCCCCAGAACTCTACATGTCCAATAACAGACTAGAAATCGTGTCTGAAACGAAACTCCTGGGCCTCAGGATAGACGATAAACTGACCTTCAAATCACATGTTGCTGCGGTATGCAAAAAGACCGCAGATATATACAAACAACTGGCATGTGCAGCTAAGGTCACCTGGGGTCTAAACACGGAGATAATCAGAACCATCTATGTTGCGGTGATCGAACCCATAGTGCTGTATGCTTCCAGTGCCTGGTACCCGGCAGCGGAGCTCCAAATGATCAAGAGCTTGCTGGACACCATACAAAGGGGCTACGCGCAGAAGATCTGCAAAGCATACCGCACGGTCTCGCTCACATCAGCACTGGTTCTGTCAGGACTGCTTCCGCTTGACATAAGAATCCAGGAAGCCGCAAATCTCTATCTTGCCAAGAAAAACATCACACGGGACTACTTACCACCTGGAGGGGAGCTAGAGCAATGGTTGCACTATCTGGAAAGACCGCATCCATCAAAACTTAAACCAACCGAGTTTGAGCTCTTGGAAAAGCTGGATACCGAAACCATGGACTCGCGCCACATCACTGGACCTCAAATCTTTACTGACGGTAGTAAGATTGGGGGCAAGGTGGGAGCCGCTTTGTCATGGTGGGAAAACGGTAAAGAAACAGCAAATGCAACCTTCCAACTAGATCCCGCCTGCACCGTTTTCCAAGCAGAACTTTACGCACTTTACAGGGCGGCTCAGCAAGCACACCAAAGTGGTCACCCAGTAACCAACATCATGAGTGATTCAAAATCCTCGCTTGAGTTGCTGGAAAACCCGAAGCTGACACACCCCCTGGTAAAAGCTGTAAGGGAAATTGTGGAGGATGCAAGAATGGAGAATAAGGAAATTCGGCTACACTGGATAAGAGCACACGTGGGAACACCTGGAAACGAGAGAGCCGACGAACTAGCCAAAGAGGCAGCTCTAAAAACAGGCCACAGTGTCGACTACAACAAAATTCCTCTGTCACATGTAAAAAGGAAAATCCGCGAAGAATCTGTGAAGAAGTGGCAGGCTAGGTACAGCACCTCACAAACCGGGCGGGTCACGAAAATGTTTTTCCCAGACGTAGGGAAAGCCTACGGCATACTCAGGAAAACGAAAATGACCCCGGTGCTGTGCCAAGCCTTCACTGGTCACGGCGGCTTGGCGGAATACCTTTATCGCTTTAGGCTAAAAGATAGCCCAGCCTGCGAATGTgacccaaacgaaacagaaactgTCGAACACCTTATAGCAGAATGCCCAAGATTCTCGAACCATCGCTACGAGCTCGAACATCAAATCGATCGGGAAATCTCAACCAGAAACTTCCACGATCTCGTAGCGGATCCAGAGAGAAGACCAGACTTCCTGAGGTATGTGgagaagatcttcctcattgCCATCAGGAGAAACAGCAACCCGACGCCGCCAAGCCCAGACTTGAGCAGGACCACCCAGGCCCCGTTACCCCAACAACCCTGCCCGGTGCAGGAAATGCCTATTAGGCAGCTCTTGCTAATGGCAGAAAGGGGAAATCCGGGGTTAAGAACCCGTGGTGTGGCACTGTTCATGGATAACAGCTTTGAGAGATTGGGGATAGGCTTCTGCATCGCGAACGACTCGAGCAGGGTGATGATATCGCCAGGACTCGCAGCGCTAGCGAACGGAAGCACTTCCAAAAACACAATTCGACGCAAAATCTATGAAGCCCTGCCAGAAGTTACAGTAGCTCAACAACCCTGTAGAATATtgcgcacaaagaacaaagttgtcGCAATATTCAACTGGAATCTACTGGAACCACCATTTGCCAGGGCCAGCTCAGTACTAACATCATTCTGCAGCACGGGCGACACACCTGCCCGAATAATTAGCGTCGACGCCATGGCGGTGGGTTATACCAAAGGAACAATAGAGGACTACATTGGTTGCATAGACGCATCGAAAAAGCACCAGGTAGTTGTCTACGAAAACAGGGGAGAGGACCTTAGTTACCTCAAACCCAGGAAAAAACCCAGCGAAACACCTGACTGGGAAAATGTTCCACCCACCATCATGGTTACTCAGGAGCGGAAAAGCGGCGCGGAACAGCTGACACAAAAGTGGCAGGAGGCCGAGAAAACTCAAGGGGAGTCCTCCCAGACAACCTCTGCGCCGACACGTGCCTTTAAAACAGCCATCAGCACGTTCAAATCGGCAATAGCAAGCATGTCTggcgaaaaatcaaaaaagagagcCGAGTCAATGACGCAAGAGGTGGGCAGTGCACTGGCCGCTTTCTTGAAGCCCAGGCCACAGCCCAAAACTTCACCCAGCGACAAACGGACTAACGCCGAAAAAGGCCTGGTCGAACCGCCGACCCTCGGAGTCGTAGTAACACCAATGGACCACATCACGAATGCATTCTTGGAGTTCATGGCTCTCATCAAAGCTGAGCTAGAGGTCAGCCGGAAGACCTGCCATGACATCCTGCAGGCCTACAAACATCAAAACACTGGCCTCTTGACGGTGAGACTCCAGGAAGCTGAAGCGGTTATTTACGACAACGGACGACGGCAAACTCTACATGGAAATGTAGAAAAACTCGACCACATGGCCGCATACAGCGCAATAGCAGGTTTTGTCGAGGTGGACGAAGAGGCGGAAGCAGAAGACAATAAGCCGCGGTTCAAAACACCATCCACCGACCAAATAGTTGTCCTGGCAAAATGCACCAACATAATGCTGGGACAGAGAATCCTCGAACAAGGCAATAGGATAGCGAAGGACGAGAGGGAGCCCCTGAAATCCTGGAAAGCACCCAAAATCACCTGGGTAAACGGAGTTCCTGGCTGTGGGAAGACCACCTGGATAGTGAGGaacttcgagataaatcgtGACGTGGTTCTAACAGCAACCACGGAGGCCAAAAAGGACTTGAAGGAGAAGCTGCAGGCAAAGTACGGAGAGGCATCAACACTCAAAGTCCGCACCATGGCATCGGTCTTGGTAAATGGATTCAAAGAGCAAAGCGAGAGGCACTGCGAGCGCCTCATCGTGGATGAAGCTCTCATGAGCCACCCAGGATCGATAATCATGGCCGCGAAACTTGCCCATGCCAGCGAAATGCTCATTATTGGCGACGAAAACCAGGTGCCCTTCATCGACCGTAGTAACGCTTTCTCATTAAAGTACTCCCGCCCTAGCGTATTCCTCACTATCAACAAACAACTGTTGTGTACGCACAGAAACCCCATGGACGTGGCGTATGCGCTCAACGAAGTGTATGATGGCATATACTCGTCCAACGTTCGGATACAGTCCCTGACCCTGAAGGACTACACTGGTGCCGAGATTCCTAAAGAGACAATTAACACCTTGTACCTTACCCATACCCAAAAAGAAAAGGCTCTCTTGAAGTCCTTGGGATATGGAACGGGAGAGGGATCACGAGTGAACACCATCCACGAGGCCCAGGGTCTGACATCCGAATATGTGGTGATAGTGCGCACTACGGCCAAAAAGTCGCGTATCCACGACGAAATTCCCCACGCGATTGTTGCGGTGTCACGGCACACCATCAGCTGTATATACTACACCGACGACAACACCGACGCAATCGCGAAATTCCTCCTGAGGGTCAGAAGAGTAAAAGCAGCAGACATACGCGAATACAATATTAAGATGGCCCTCCACGACGGGAATGAGACGCTGGCAAGGAGAATAATGAGTGAGACTACGATGGTAAAATCATCGTAG